Below is a genomic region from Fusobacterium perfoetens.
AACACACCAGTAGAAATGGTTAATAAAATAAAAGAAATTTCTGAAGCAATTGGAAAAGTACCAGTACAAGTTGAAGAAGCACCTGGATTTGTTGTAAATAGAATATTAATTCCTATGATAAACGAAGCTATCGGAATTTATGCTGAAGGAGTTGCTTCTGTTGAAGGAATAGACGCTGCTATGAAATTAGGAGCTAACCACCCAATGGGACCATTAGCATTAGGAGACCTAATAGGACTAGATGTATGTCTAGCTATAATGGAAGTTCTTTATAACGAAATGGGAGATTCAAAATACAGACCTCATCCATTATTAAGAAAAATGGTTCGTGGAAAACAATTAGGAATGAAAACTGGAAAAGGATTCTATGACTATACAAAATAATTAATTAAAATTGTTTTAAAAAAGCTCGAAAAATTCTTTCGAGCTTATTTTATAAATAAAATAGATGGCAAAATCATTCTTGAAAAAATAGTTTTAAATTATAATCTTTAATAAAATAAAAAATTATTGAATAAATAAAAAAATTAAAATTATAAAAAATAATATATAAAATATATTTTAAAAAAAATAAAAATTGCAATATAATAGGAGTATATAATATAATGGGAAGTGTTTGAAATAATTTTTTCTGTTTGAATATAAAAAAATATGTTTTAAAACTTTTCGATTAAAAAATAAAAAATGTGCGAAGAATTAATAGAAAATAAAAATAGAAAAGCATATTTGAGCAAAGATTAAATGGTTAAAAATTAGTTTCATTTATATTATAGTATTTCTGACAATTAAAATAAAACGTTAGGAGGCAAAAATGTCAAAAGTATATTTAGTAACAGCTAAAAGAACACCAATCGGAAGTTTCTTAGGAAGTTTAAAAGATGTAAAACCTGGAGATTTAGGAGCATTAGTAGTAAAGAAAATAATCGATGATACAGGAATCAACCCTGCAGACTTAGATGAAGTAGTAATGGGAAATGTATTACATGCAGGACATAAACAAGGAATAGGAAGACAAGTAGCTATAAAAGCTGGAATACCTCAAGAAGTACCAGGATATTCAGTAAACATGATATGTGGATCTGGATTAAAATCAGTTTACTTAGCTTATTGCGAAATAAAATCAGGACAATCTAATATGATAATTGCTGGAGGAGTTGAATCAATGTCTCAAGCAGGATTCGTATTACCAGCATCAGTAAGATCAGGATTTAAAATGGGAGACTTAAAATTAGTTGACCACATGGTATCTGATGGATTAACAGATGCATTCCATGAATATCACATGGGAATTACAGCAGAAAATATCGCTGAAAAATATTCTATTTCTAGAGAAGAGCAAGATGAGTTTGCTATGAACTCTCAAAGAAAAGCAATAGCAGCTGTTGATGCTGGAAGATTTGATGATGAAATAGTTCCAGTTCCAGTAAAAATCAAAAAACAAGAAGTTCTATTTGCTAGAGATGAACACCCTAACAGAAAATCAACTCCAGAAATCTTAGCTAAATTAAAAACAGCATTTAAAAAAGATGGAACAGTTACAGCAGGAAACGCTTCTGGATTAAACGATGGAGCATCAGCTGTATTATTAGCATCTGAAGAAGCAGTAGCTAAATATAACTTAAAACCAATGGCTGAAGTTTATGCAGTTGGACAAGGTGGAGTAGACCCAGCATATATGGGACTTGGACCAGTTCCTGGAATCAGAGACGTATTGAAAAAAGCTGGATTAAAAATAACTGATATAGAATTATTTGAATTAAACGAAGCTTTCGCAGCTCAATCTCTTGGAGTTTTAAGAGAAGTTTGTGAAGAGCACGGAGTAACAAAAGAATGGATGTTAGAAAGAACTAACGTTAACGGAGGAGCAATTGCATTAGGACACCCTATTGGAGCTTCTGGAAACAGAATTCTAACAACTCTTGCTTATGAAATGGAAAAAAGAGATTTAACTTACGGATTAGCAACTCTATGTATCGGTGGAGGGATGTCAGTAGCAGTTATCTTAAAAAGAAATAAATAACAAATAATTTTAAATAGCTTATCAGTGGAATAAAATCGCTGGTAAGCTATTGTTTAGAACAAAAACTTATCAAAAAACGATAAAAATAAAATCATTTTTAAAAAAAGAGTAAAAAAATGGAAAAAATAGTTGATTTTGCATACACTTTTATTATAAAATGATAATTGACAAAGTTTAGCTAAAAAATCAGTAGGAGGATTAGATAGAATGGAATTCAATATACCTAAAACACATGAACTTTTCAGACAAATGATAAGAGAATTTGCTGAAAAAGAAGTAAAACCTTTAGCTGCAGAGGTTGACGAAGAAGAAAGATTCCCAGTAGAAACTGTTAAAAAAATGGCAGAAATAGGAATAATGGGAATACCAGTACCAAAAGAATATGGAGGAGCTGGAGGAGATAACTTAATGTACGCTATGGCAGTAGAAGAGTTATCTAGAGTATGCGGAACTACAGGAGTTATAGTTTCTGCTCATACATCTCTTGGAACTTGGCCAATTCTTCATTTTGGAACTGAAGAACAAAAACAAAAATATATCCCTGGATTAGCAAAAGGTGAAAAAATAGGGGCATTTGGATTAACTGAACCTAACGCAGGAACTGACGCTGCTGGACAACAAACAACAGCTGTATTAGATCCAGAAACTAACGAATGGATAATCAACGGTTCAAAAATATTCATAACAAACGCAGGATATGCTGATGTATATGTAATATTTGCAATGACAGACAGAAGCAAAGGATTAAAAGGAATTTCTGCTTTCATAATTGAAAAAGGAACTCCTGGATTCACAATCGGTAAAAAAGAGAAAAAACTTGGAATCAGAGGATCTGCTACTTGTGAATTAATATTTGAAAATGCTAGAATACCAAAAGAAAACCTATTAGGACAAGAAGGAAAAGGATTCAAAATTGCTATGATGACTCTTGACGGAGGAAGAATAGGAATCGCTTCTCAAGCACTTGGAATCGCTCAAGGAGCTTTAGATGAAACAGTTGCTTACACTAAAGAAAGAAAACAATTTGGAAGATCTATAGCTAAATTCCAAAATACTCAATTCCAAATGGCTGACTTAGATGTTAAAGTTGAAGCAGCTAGATTATTAGTATACAAAGCAGCTTGGAAAGAAAGCGCTGGATTACCTTATACACTAGACGCTGCAAGAGCAAAATTATTTGCTGCTGAAACAGCTATGGAAGTAACAACTAAAGCAGTTCAATTCCACGGTGGATACGGATACACAAGAGAATATCCAGTAGAAAGAATGATGAGAGACGCTAAAATAACTGAAATCTATGAAGGAACTTCAGAAGTTCAAAGAATGGTTATAGCAGGACACTTATTCAAATAGGAAATTTTTAGGTAAAAAACATATTGAAAAATATTGGAGGACGAAAGATGAAAATAGTAGTTTGTATAAAACAAGTTCCAGATACAACTGAGATAAAACTTGATCCAGTAAAAGGAACATTAATCAGAGACGGAGTTCCAAGTATAATGAACCCTGACGATAAAGGTGGATTAGAAGAAGCTTTAAAATTAAAAGACTTATATGGAGCACATGTAACAGTTATAACAATGGGACCACCTCAAGCTGACGCTATCTTAAGAGAAGCTTACGCTATGGGTGTAGATAGAGCTATCCTATTAACAGACAGAAGATTTGCTGGAGCAGATACATTAGCTACATCTAATGCACTTGCAGCAGCTTTAAGAGAATTAGATTATGATTTAATAATCGCAGGAAGACAAGCAATCGACGGAGATACTGCACAAGTTGGTCCACAAATTGCTGAACACTTAGGAATACCTCAAATATCTTATTTAAAAGAAATGAAATACAATGAAGAAGCTAACACAATAACTGTAAAAAGAGTTATTGAAGATGGATACTACTTATTAGAAACTCAATTACCAGCATTAGTAACTGTATTATCTGAAGCTAACAGCCCAAGATACATGAGAGTTGGTGGAATAGTTGACGCTTTCGATAAAGAAGTTGAAGTTTGGACAGTTGACAATGTAAAAATTGAAGTTGAAAAACTTGGATTAAAAGGTTCTCCAACTCAAGTTAAAAAATCATTTACTAAAGGAGCTAAACAAGCTGGAAAAGTATTTGATGACTTAGATGCTAAACAAGCAGCAGACTTAATTGTAGAAAAATTAAAAGAAAAATTCGTTATATAATTGAGAACGAAAATAATACCTTAAGATAAAGGAGATAGGATAATGAATTTAAGCGATTATAAAGGAATAGCTGTATTTGCTGAACAAAGAGATGGGCAATTACAAAACGTAGGATTAGAATTATTAGGAAAAGCAAGAGAACTAGCAGAAAACTTAGATACTAAAGAAGTAACTGCTATATTAATAGGAAGCGAAATAGAAGGATTAGCAAAAGAATTAATAGCTT
It encodes:
- a CDS encoding acyl-CoA dehydrogenase, whose protein sequence is MEFNIPKTHELFRQMIREFAEKEVKPLAAEVDEEERFPVETVKKMAEIGIMGIPVPKEYGGAGGDNLMYAMAVEELSRVCGTTGVIVSAHTSLGTWPILHFGTEEQKQKYIPGLAKGEKIGAFGLTEPNAGTDAAGQQTTAVLDPETNEWIINGSKIFITNAGYADVYVIFAMTDRSKGLKGISAFIIEKGTPGFTIGKKEKKLGIRGSATCELIFENARIPKENLLGQEGKGFKIAMMTLDGGRIGIASQALGIAQGALDETVAYTKERKQFGRSIAKFQNTQFQMADLDVKVEAARLLVYKAAWKESAGLPYTLDAARAKLFAAETAMEVTTKAVQFHGGYGYTREYPVERMMRDAKITEIYEGTSEVQRMVIAGHLFK
- a CDS encoding electron transfer flavoprotein subunit beta/FixA family protein; amino-acid sequence: MKIVVCIKQVPDTTEIKLDPVKGTLIRDGVPSIMNPDDKGGLEEALKLKDLYGAHVTVITMGPPQADAILREAYAMGVDRAILLTDRRFAGADTLATSNALAAALRELDYDLIIAGRQAIDGDTAQVGPQIAEHLGIPQISYLKEMKYNEEANTITVKRVIEDGYYLLETQLPALVTVLSEANSPRYMRVGGIVDAFDKEVEVWTVDNVKIEVEKLGLKGSPTQVKKSFTKGAKQAGKVFDDLDAKQAADLIVEKLKEKFVI
- a CDS encoding acetyl-CoA C-acetyltransferase — translated: MSKVYLVTAKRTPIGSFLGSLKDVKPGDLGALVVKKIIDDTGINPADLDEVVMGNVLHAGHKQGIGRQVAIKAGIPQEVPGYSVNMICGSGLKSVYLAYCEIKSGQSNMIIAGGVESMSQAGFVLPASVRSGFKMGDLKLVDHMVSDGLTDAFHEYHMGITAENIAEKYSISREEQDEFAMNSQRKAIAAVDAGRFDDEIVPVPVKIKKQEVLFARDEHPNRKSTPEILAKLKTAFKKDGTVTAGNASGLNDGASAVLLASEEAVAKYNLKPMAEVYAVGQGGVDPAYMGLGPVPGIRDVLKKAGLKITDIELFELNEAFAAQSLGVLREVCEEHGVTKEWMLERTNVNGGAIALGHPIGASGNRILTTLAYEMEKRDLTYGLATLCIGGGMSVAVILKRNK